A window from Tenacibaculum singaporense encodes these proteins:
- a CDS encoding amidophosphoribosyltransferase has product MSDAIKHECGIAMVRLKKPLQYYKDKYGTAFYGVNKMYLLMEKQHNRGQDGAGLASIKFNVEPGTRYISRVRSNQSQPIQDIFGKINHRINGVFEENPDKVDDVKWQEENVPYIGNLFLGHVRYGTFGKNSIESVHPFLRQSNWKHQSLIVAGNFNMTNSKQLLNDLIDLGQHPKEFTDTVTVMEKIGHFLESEVSDLYLKAKEEGFNKKDASPYIEENLDIQRILQRSAKNWDGGYAMAGLLGHGDAFVLRDPSAIRPAFFYEDDEVVVVASERPVIQTVFNVPIDTIKEIDRGHALIIKKNGQTTMAPVLEERPKKACSFERIYFSRGSDASIYEERKNLGKYVFPEVLKSIDSDIENSVFSYIPNTAETSFFGMMEAAEDVLNQQKTDAILAGEGKLSKERVIEILSKRPRFEKIAIKDAKLRTFITDDSSRDDLVAHVYDVTYGVVKPTDNLVIIDDSIVRGTTLKKSIIKILDRLNPKKIVVVSSAPQIRYPDCYGIDMAKINDFIAFKAALELLKETNQYHIVDEVYQKCKQQENSEDKDVVNYVKEIYAPFTDEEVSAKIAQMLKTAEIKAKVEVIFQPVSGLHKACPDNLGDWYFTGDYPTDGGHRVVNQAFINFYEGNDKRAY; this is encoded by the coding sequence ATGAGTGACGCTATTAAACACGAATGCGGAATTGCAATGGTTCGTTTAAAAAAACCATTACAGTACTATAAAGACAAATATGGTACCGCGTTTTATGGTGTAAATAAAATGTACCTGCTAATGGAAAAACAGCACAACCGAGGACAAGACGGTGCTGGATTAGCAAGTATTAAATTTAATGTAGAGCCTGGAACTAGATATATAAGTAGAGTTCGTTCCAACCAATCACAGCCAATTCAAGATATCTTTGGTAAAATAAACCATAGAATCAATGGAGTTTTTGAAGAGAACCCAGATAAGGTTGATGATGTAAAATGGCAAGAAGAAAATGTACCTTACATTGGAAATCTATTTTTAGGACATGTTCGTTATGGTACATTTGGTAAAAACTCTATAGAGAGTGTACATCCTTTCTTGCGTCAGAGTAACTGGAAACATCAGAGTTTGATTGTTGCAGGAAACTTTAATATGACAAACTCTAAACAATTATTAAATGATTTAATTGATTTAGGACAACATCCAAAAGAGTTTACTGATACAGTGACTGTGATGGAAAAAATTGGTCATTTTTTAGAGTCAGAAGTGTCTGATTTGTACTTAAAGGCCAAAGAAGAAGGATTTAATAAAAAAGATGCTTCACCTTACATAGAAGAAAACTTAGATATCCAACGTATTTTACAGCGTTCTGCTAAGAACTGGGATGGTGGTTATGCAATGGCAGGACTGTTAGGTCACGGAGATGCTTTTGTATTACGTGATCCATCTGCTATTCGTCCAGCATTCTTTTATGAAGATGACGAAGTAGTAGTGGTAGCTTCAGAACGACCAGTGATTCAAACGGTATTTAACGTGCCGATTGATACAATTAAAGAAATAGATAGAGGTCATGCGTTGATTATTAAAAAGAATGGTCAAACAACAATGGCTCCTGTTTTAGAAGAGAGACCAAAAAAAGCATGTTCTTTCGAGCGTATTTATTTCTCAAGAGGAAGTGATGCGTCAATTTATGAAGAACGTAAAAACTTAGGGAAGTATGTGTTTCCTGAAGTTTTAAAATCTATTGATAGTGATATAGAAAATTCAGTATTTTCTTACATCCCTAATACTGCGGAAACATCATTCTTCGGAATGATGGAAGCGGCTGAAGATGTATTAAATCAACAAAAGACTGATGCAATTTTGGCGGGTGAAGGAAAGCTTTCAAAAGAAAGAGTAATTGAAATTCTTTCTAAAAGACCACGTTTTGAAAAAATAGCGATTAAAGATGCGAAACTACGTACCTTTATTACAGATGATAGTAGTCGTGATGATTTAGTAGCACACGTATATGATGTAACTTATGGTGTGGTAAAGCCAACAGATAATTTGGTTATTATTGATGATAGTATTGTAAGAGGTACTACTTTGAAGAAGAGTATTATTAAGATTTTGGATAGATTAAATCCTAAGAAAATAGTAGTAGTTTCTTCCGCGCCTCAAATCCGTTATCCTGATTGTTATGGTATTGATATGGCTAAGATTAATGATTTTATTGCGTTTAAAGCAGCTTTAGAATTGTTGAAAGAAACAAATCAGTATCATATTGTTGATGAAGTGTATCAAAAGTGTAAGCAACAAGAAAACAGTGAAGATAAAGACGTGGTAAACTACGTTAAGGAAATTTATGCACCTTTTACAGATGAAGAAGTTTCTGCAAAGATTGCGCAAATGCTAAAAACAGCTGAAATTAAGGCAAAAGTAGAGGTTATATTCCAACCAGTAAGTGGCTTGCATAAAGCGTGTCCAGACAATTTAGGAGATTGGTATTTTACTGGTGATTATCCTACTGATGGAGGTCATAGAGTAGTAAACCAAGCATTCATCAATTTTTATGAAGGAAATGATAAAAGAGCTTATTAA
- a CDS encoding c-type cytochrome, whose translation MKSLKIIIALAVVATSLSSCNDKRKPQVQYMPDMYVSVPYDANGAEGIDNEMVNKLPVAGTVSRNGVVAYDIPDTNEGYEKAKAELKNPLPTTEANLEKGKELYGIYCASCHGTKGDGNGVLSQRDKFNGIPNYADRELTPGNIYHVIMYGKNLMGSHASQLRYNERWQVVQYVEKLRSELK comes from the coding sequence ATGAAGAGTTTAAAAATAATTATCGCTTTAGCTGTAGTAGCAACAAGCTTAAGTTCTTGTAACGATAAACGCAAACCACAAGTACAATACATGCCTGATATGTATGTATCTGTACCTTACGATGCAAATGGAGCAGAAGGTATTGATAATGAAATGGTGAATAAATTACCAGTAGCAGGTACTGTAAGTAGAAACGGAGTTGTAGCTTATGATATTCCAGATACTAATGAAGGATATGAAAAAGCAAAAGCTGAATTAAAAAATCCATTACCAACAACTGAGGCTAACTTAGAAAAAGGTAAAGAATTATACGGAATTTACTGTGCTTCTTGTCACGGAACAAAAGGTGATGGTAACGGAGTATTATCTCAAAGAGATAAATTCAACGGTATCCCAAATTACGCAGACAGAGAGTTAACTCCAGGAAATATTTATCATGTAATTATGTATGGTAAAAACTTAATGGGATCTCATGCATCACAGTTAAGATACAATGAGCGTTGGCAAGTTGTACAATACGTAGAAAAATTAAGAAGCGAATTAAAATAA
- the nrfD gene encoding NrfD/PsrC family molybdoenzyme membrane anchor subunit, protein MSSHYESSYREPLILGDKSYHDITEDIARPIEGKANKNWYIAFYISLAAMLWGFGCIFYTVGTGIGVWGLSKNIGWAWDITNFVWWVGIGHAGTLISAVLLLFRQKWRMAINRSAEAMTIFAVFQAGLFPIIHMGRPWNGYWVLPIPNQFGSLWVNFNSPLLWDVFAISTYLSVSLVFWWTGLLPDFATIRDRAVKPFQKKIYALLSFGWSGRAKDWQRFEEVSLVLAGLATPLVLSVHTIVSMDFATSINPGWHSTIFPPYFVAGAIFSGFAMVQTLLGIMRKVTNMEAYITRLHVEYMNIVIILTGGIVAVAYATEFFIAWYTGSPYENYTYLSFGAEAGAYGWAFWSLLICNIFTPQLLWIKKIRRSFIWSFIISIVINIGMWFERFDIIAIVLSKGQLPSTWWRFEPTFVDVGIFIGTIGFFFVLFLLYARTFPVIPTAEIKTILKSSGENFKKSREENNEH, encoded by the coding sequence ATGTCGTCTCATTACGAATCATCTTATAGAGAACCTTTAATACTTGGTGACAAGAGTTACCACGATATTACTGAAGATATTGCTAGACCTATTGAAGGGAAAGCAAACAAAAATTGGTATATAGCATTCTATATCTCTTTAGCAGCAATGTTATGGGGATTTGGATGTATCTTCTACACCGTAGGAACAGGTATTGGTGTTTGGGGATTAAGTAAAAACATCGGTTGGGCATGGGATATTACCAACTTCGTATGGTGGGTAGGTATTGGTCATGCCGGTACACTTATTTCTGCCGTATTATTATTATTCCGTCAAAAATGGAGAATGGCAATTAACCGTTCTGCAGAAGCGATGACAATCTTTGCGGTATTCCAAGCAGGATTATTCCCAATTATTCACATGGGACGTCCATGGAACGGATACTGGGTATTACCAATTCCAAACCAATTCGGATCATTATGGGTTAACTTTAACTCGCCATTATTATGGGATGTATTCGCAATTTCTACATATTTATCGGTATCATTGGTTTTCTGGTGGACTGGTTTATTACCTGATTTTGCAACGATTCGTGATAGAGCTGTAAAACCTTTCCAAAAGAAAATATATGCATTATTATCTTTCGGATGGTCTGGTAGAGCTAAAGACTGGCAACGTTTTGAAGAAGTGTCGTTAGTATTAGCAGGTTTAGCAACTCCATTAGTACTTTCTGTACACACAATTGTATCGATGGACTTCGCAACTTCTATCAACCCAGGATGGCACTCAACAATTTTCCCTCCTTATTTCGTAGCAGGGGCAATTTTCTCAGGGTTCGCAATGGTACAAACGTTATTAGGTATCATGCGTAAGGTTACGAACATGGAAGCATATATTACACGTTTACACGTAGAGTATATGAACATCGTTATCATCTTAACAGGAGGTATCGTAGCAGTAGCTTATGCAACAGAATTTTTCATTGCATGGTATACAGGTTCTCCTTACGAAAACTACACATATTTATCATTTGGAGCTGAAGCAGGAGCTTACGGATGGGCATTCTGGTCGTTATTAATTTGTAACATTTTCACACCACAGTTATTATGGATTAAAAAGATTAGAAGAAGTTTTATCTGGTCTTTTATTATCTCGATAGTAATTAACATCGGTATGTGGTTTGAGCGTTTTGATATCATTGCAATTGTATTAAGTAAAGGACAGTTACCATCTACATGGTGGCGTTTTGAACCAACGTTTGTAGACGTAGGTATCTTTATAGGAACTATCGGATTCTTCTTTGTATTATTCTTATTATATGCAAGAACTTTCCCAGTAATCCCTACAGCAGAGATTAAGACTATTTTGAAATCATCAGGTGAGAATTTTAAAAAATCAAGAGAAGAGAACAATGAGCACTAA
- a CDS encoding quinol:cytochrome C oxidoreductase — protein sequence MYQFSGKLKMLAIVLMAVGLLGTGYSFFSAPKTLEEAKEILAKQDAHHGGHEAKADHADVEHKEEAKVENHQEDSTTEEHVADSTATHTEEVAHNVEQDHSEEATENTQAQDSSAVHVAEDTTTDEAHETTTEAHAEVAAHGEDHGEAHAEHALHQMQNRPWSALYVALLFSLGITLLVLAFYGSQIVAQAGWSVVLHRVMEAISSNLHYVSLAMLVFLILTAMHMNHLFTWMGEGVTDPTSPNYDAIVDGKKWWLNTPGWLIRSIIYLTGWNVYRFLIRKWSLAQDNGDLKQHKKNYNATVIFLVFFMLTESMASWDWIMAIDPHWFSTLFGWYVLATFLVSALTVIAMVTIYLRSKGVLPLVNDSHIHDLAKFMFGFSVFWTYLWFAQFMLIWYADMPEETTYFLLRFNEYKVPFLAMVGMNFIFPVLLLINSDFKSMPWFVILGGVVILAGHYIDLFVMVMPGTVGGQWGFGIGEISGLLFFTGLFIFATFSAFAKANPVPKGNPYLHESETYHYYNIEHRGEDSNHH from the coding sequence ATGTACCAGTTTTCAGGAAAATTAAAAATGCTAGCTATTGTTTTAATGGCTGTAGGACTTTTAGGAACAGGTTATAGTTTCTTTTCAGCGCCTAAAACATTAGAAGAAGCAAAAGAAATTTTAGCAAAACAAGATGCACATCATGGAGGTCATGAAGCGAAAGCAGATCATGCTGATGTAGAGCATAAAGAAGAAGCTAAAGTTGAAAATCACCAAGAAGATTCAACAACTGAAGAGCATGTTGCAGATAGTACTGCTACACATACTGAAGAAGTAGCACACAATGTTGAACAAGATCACTCAGAAGAAGCTACTGAAAATACACAAGCGCAAGATAGTTCGGCTGTACACGTAGCTGAAGATACTACAACTGATGAAGCGCACGAAACAACAACTGAAGCTCATGCTGAAGTAGCTGCTCATGGTGAAGATCACGGAGAAGCTCATGCAGAACACGCTTTACACCAAATGCAAAATAGACCTTGGTCTGCTTTGTATGTTGCTTTATTATTCTCTTTAGGTATTACATTATTAGTATTAGCTTTTTACGGATCACAAATTGTTGCACAAGCAGGTTGGTCTGTAGTATTACATAGAGTAATGGAAGCTATTTCTTCAAACTTACATTATGTGAGTTTAGCAATGTTAGTATTCTTAATATTAACAGCAATGCACATGAACCACCTATTTACTTGGATGGGAGAGGGAGTAACTGACCCAACGAGTCCAAACTATGATGCAATAGTAGATGGTAAAAAATGGTGGTTAAATACTCCAGGGTGGTTAATTAGAAGTATCATATACTTAACAGGTTGGAATGTTTATCGTTTCCTTATTAGAAAGTGGTCTTTAGCACAGGATAATGGAGATTTAAAACAACACAAGAAAAATTATAATGCAACAGTTATCTTTTTAGTATTCTTTATGCTTACTGAAAGTATGGCTTCTTGGGACTGGATTATGGCAATAGACCCACACTGGTTCTCAACATTATTTGGATGGTATGTATTAGCTACTTTCTTAGTATCAGCATTAACAGTAATTGCAATGGTAACTATTTACTTACGTTCAAAAGGAGTATTACCATTAGTAAATGATAGTCATATTCATGATTTAGCTAAATTTATGTTTGGTTTTTCTGTATTCTGGACATACTTATGGTTCGCACAGTTCATGCTAATATGGTATGCAGATATGCCAGAAGAGACTACTTATTTCTTATTACGTTTTAACGAATATAAAGTGCCATTTTTAGCAATGGTAGGAATGAACTTTATTTTCCCTGTATTATTGCTAATAAACAGTGACTTTAAGAGCATGCCTTGGTTTGTAATCTTAGGAGGTGTAGTAATTTTAGCTGGTCACTATATCGATTTATTTGTAATGGTTATGCCAGGAACAGTTGGTGGTCAATGGGGATTCGGAATAGGTGAGATTAGCGGATTATTATTCTTTACAGGATTATTTATCTTCGCTACTTTCAGTGCATTTGCAAAAGCAAATCCAGTACCAAAAGGTAACCCATATTTACACGAGAGTGAAACATATCATTACTATAATATCGAACACAGAGGAGAAGATAGTAATCATCATTAA
- a CDS encoding c-type cytochrome, which translates to MKSVNHHSRLTKTLVRSLAFFLVFLVSSSAFSQDIDEARQKEGKKLFKSLCASCHKLDKKLVGPALAGIEEKRTNEWLKAWIKNNAELRASGDKDAIAIFEEYNGSNMTAFPQLTDQNIDDILYYTTVGEVKKTPAAGGEVAGQPQGDQAPKWLIYILAAAIVVAFLIIGGLLKTISELKGAPKTPGLMGQTAELWQGIKQNTFLKVLTVIFGALVAAYFLFGTLFKVGVDTNYQPIQPIAFSHKIHAGDNKIDCQYCHSSAKHSKTSGIPSVNVCMNCHKNISEVADDTKVVMDDHTLVKADLDKEIAKIYEAAGWDADKLEYTGNTKPVKWVRVHNLPDFAYFNHSQHVTVGGVACQKCHGPVEEMEEVYQYSPLTMGWCIDCHKETKVDLKGNEYYAKIHEDLAKKYGVEQVTIAQLGGKECGKCHY; encoded by the coding sequence ATGAAAAGTGTGAATCATCACAGTAGATTAACCAAAACTCTAGTAAGGAGTTTAGCTTTCTTTTTAGTTTTCTTAGTAAGTTCTTCCGCGTTTTCACAAGATATTGACGAAGCGCGTCAAAAAGAAGGAAAGAAATTATTTAAATCTCTTTGTGCTTCTTGTCACAAGTTAGATAAAAAACTTGTGGGTCCTGCGTTAGCTGGAATAGAAGAAAAAAGAACTAACGAATGGTTAAAGGCATGGATTAAGAATAATGCTGAACTTAGAGCATCTGGAGACAAAGATGCGATTGCCATTTTTGAAGAGTATAATGGTTCTAATATGACTGCTTTTCCGCAGTTAACAGATCAAAACATTGATGATATTCTTTATTATACAACTGTTGGTGAGGTGAAGAAAACCCCTGCTGCAGGAGGTGAAGTTGCTGGTCAGCCTCAGGGAGATCAAGCGCCTAAGTGGTTGATTTACATATTGGCTGCGGCAATTGTTGTGGCGTTTTTAATTATTGGTGGTTTATTAAAAACGATTAGTGAATTAAAAGGAGCCCCTAAAACTCCTGGTTTAATGGGGCAAACTGCGGAGTTGTGGCAAGGAATTAAGCAGAATACATTCTTAAAAGTGTTAACGGTAATTTTTGGTGCTTTAGTAGCGGCTTACTTCTTATTTGGTACGTTGTTTAAAGTAGGTGTTGATACAAATTATCAACCAATTCAACCAATTGCATTTTCACATAAAATTCACGCAGGAGATAATAAGATTGACTGTCAATACTGTCACTCATCAGCTAAGCACAGTAAAACATCTGGAATTCCTTCAGTAAATGTTTGTATGAACTGTCATAAGAATATCTCAGAAGTTGCTGATGATACTAAAGTGGTAATGGATGATCATACATTAGTGAAAGCAGATTTAGATAAAGAAATCGCTAAGATTTATGAAGCAGCAGGTTGGGATGCAGATAAATTAGAGTATACAGGAAATACTAAGCCAGTTAAATGGGTTAGGGTTCATAACTTACCAGATTTTGCATATTTTAACCACTCACAACACGTAACAGTTGGAGGTGTAGCTTGTCAAAAATGTCACGGACCTGTAGAGGAAATGGAAGAAGTGTATCAATACTCGCCATTAACAATGGGGTGGTGTATCGACTGTCATAAGGAAACTAAGGTTGACTTAAAAGGTAATGAGTACTATGCTAAAATTCATGAAGATTTAGCTAAAAAGTACGGTGTTGAGCAAGTAACTATTGCGCAATTAGGAGGAAAAGAGTGTGGTAAGTGCCACTATTAA
- a CDS encoding TAT-variant-translocated molybdopterin oxidoreductase: protein MASNKKYWQSVEELKGSSIVETLRNNEFVQDIPTDEFLGDKETLETSSTSRRDFLKYVGFTTAAASLAACEGPVRKSIPYVVQPNDIVVGVADWYATTIADGFDFANVLVKTREGRPIQIMPNKEAGGVTSARTQASVLSLYDEKLRLKEPRKGETQISWADADKEIIAKLNELKDANEPVVLLTGTLASPSTEKVIADFITAYPNVKHVVYDAISESATADAFEAMYGKRALPDYDFSKAEVIASIGADFLGDWQGGYEKSYAEGRRVETGKMSYHVQIESNMSLAGANADKRIVAKPSEQVFALINLYNQVTGSSLPSKATAFDAEVKQLAKDLKRAGSKGVVVTGLNDKNAQLIALAINKALNSEVIDTKAVNLKRQGNDTQVAQLVADVKGGKVKGLITYNVNPLYTLANAADLVEGIKNLKLSVALSTQDDATANATQYTLPSPHNLESWGDVMAKQGVYSLMQPTIQPLFNTRQVQDVLLKWSGSTVNYYDTLKEFWSTNVLGGASWNQALHDGFFKAESVTVEEETAFESTADVNAAAVQLVRNANNASGFELNLYSSTALGDGKQANNPWLQELPDPITRASWDNYLTVSMADAKELGFENPVKDNGAIDGNYANVTVNGVTINKIPVIIQPGQAKGSIGLALGYGRTQGLKSEMQVGINAYPFYQNGSNVQYNVSIEKASGWHKFACMQVQSTLAGRHDILREASLKEVNDKKLDPKHTWNKPFMVSYDHQEVEGSKIDLWDEHDRSLGHHFNLSIDLTSCTGCGACVIACHAENNVPVVGKDEMRVGRDMAWLRIDRYYSSTVEDKQHEAKMTLEEFKAQNPNIANQEIERRYTEKVLELSKGDLFDALENPAENPQVAFQPMMCQHCNHAPCETVCPVAATSHGRQGQNQMAYNRCVGTRYCANNCPYRVRRFNWFNYAENNEFDFNMNNEYGKMVLNPDVVVRSRGVMEKCSMCIQMTQATILKAKKEGRAVNKDEFETACSSACSTGAMVFGDINNSEDTVTALKEDKRAFHVLDYIGTKPNVVYQVKVRNTNEA, encoded by the coding sequence ATGGCTTCAAACAAAAAATACTGGCAAAGTGTTGAAGAACTAAAAGGTAGTTCTATTGTTGAAACGCTACGTAATAATGAGTTTGTACAAGATATTCCTACAGATGAATTTTTAGGCGACAAAGAAACCTTAGAAACATCATCAACTTCACGTAGAGATTTCTTGAAATATGTTGGATTTACCACAGCAGCAGCTTCTTTAGCAGCTTGTGAAGGTCCAGTAAGAAAATCAATTCCTTATGTAGTGCAACCTAATGATATCGTAGTAGGTGTTGCTGATTGGTACGCAACTACAATTGCAGATGGTTTTGATTTCGCAAACGTATTAGTAAAAACACGCGAAGGGCGTCCAATTCAAATCATGCCAAATAAAGAGGCAGGAGGGGTAACTAGCGCACGTACTCAAGCATCAGTTTTATCATTATACGATGAAAAATTACGTTTAAAAGAACCTAGAAAAGGAGAAACTCAAATTTCTTGGGCGGATGCAGATAAAGAAATTATCGCAAAATTAAACGAATTAAAAGATGCTAATGAACCAGTAGTGTTATTAACAGGGACTTTAGCGAGTCCTTCTACTGAAAAAGTAATTGCAGATTTTATTACAGCTTACCCAAATGTTAAGCATGTAGTATATGATGCTATTTCTGAAAGTGCTACTGCAGATGCTTTTGAAGCTATGTATGGTAAAAGAGCATTACCAGATTACGATTTTAGCAAGGCGGAAGTTATTGCATCTATCGGAGCAGATTTCTTAGGAGATTGGCAAGGAGGGTACGAAAAATCTTATGCTGAAGGTCGTAGAGTTGAAACTGGTAAAATGTCTTACCATGTTCAAATAGAAAGTAACATGTCTTTAGCAGGAGCAAATGCTGATAAAAGAATTGTTGCAAAGCCATCTGAACAAGTTTTCGCTTTAATAAACTTATACAACCAAGTAACAGGAAGTAGCCTTCCTTCAAAAGCAACAGCTTTTGATGCAGAGGTAAAGCAATTAGCTAAAGATCTTAAAAGAGCAGGTTCAAAAGGAGTTGTTGTTACAGGTTTAAATGACAAAAACGCACAATTAATTGCATTAGCAATCAACAAAGCGTTAAATAGTGAGGTGATCGATACAAAGGCGGTGAATTTAAAACGCCAAGGTAACGATACTCAAGTTGCTCAATTAGTAGCAGATGTTAAAGGAGGAAAAGTAAAAGGTTTAATTACTTACAATGTAAACCCTTTATATACTTTAGCAAATGCAGCTGATTTAGTAGAAGGAATTAAAAACTTAAAATTATCTGTTGCCTTATCTACTCAAGATGATGCTACAGCTAATGCTACACAATATACATTGCCATCACCTCATAACTTAGAAAGTTGGGGAGATGTTATGGCGAAGCAAGGTGTTTATAGTTTAATGCAACCAACTATTCAACCATTATTTAATACACGTCAAGTACAAGATGTATTATTAAAGTGGTCTGGAAGTACAGTGAATTATTATGACACTTTAAAAGAATTTTGGAGTACAAATGTATTAGGAGGAGCTTCATGGAATCAAGCATTACATGATGGATTCTTTAAAGCTGAAAGTGTTACTGTAGAAGAAGAAACAGCTTTTGAATCTACAGCAGATGTAAATGCAGCAGCAGTACAATTAGTAAGAAACGCTAACAACGCCTCAGGATTCGAATTAAACTTATATTCATCAACAGCTTTAGGAGATGGTAAACAAGCAAATAACCCATGGTTACAAGAATTACCAGATCCAATTACACGTGCTTCTTGGGATAATTACTTAACTGTTTCTATGGCTGATGCTAAAGAATTAGGTTTTGAAAATCCAGTAAAAGATAACGGTGCTATTGATGGTAACTATGCTAATGTAACAGTTAATGGAGTTACAATTAACAAGATTCCAGTAATTATACAACCAGGTCAAGCAAAAGGATCGATTGGTTTAGCATTAGGGTATGGTAGAACTCAAGGATTAAAGTCAGAAATGCAAGTAGGTATTAATGCATATCCTTTCTACCAAAATGGAAGCAATGTTCAATACAATGTTTCTATTGAAAAAGCTTCAGGATGGCACAAGTTTGCTTGTATGCAAGTACAAAGCACCTTAGCAGGTCGTCACGATATTTTAAGAGAAGCTTCATTAAAAGAAGTAAACGATAAAAAATTAGATCCTAAGCATACATGGAATAAACCATTCATGGTTTCTTATGATCATCAAGAAGTTGAAGGAAGTAAAATCGACTTATGGGATGAGCATGACAGAAGTTTAGGACACCACTTTAACTTATCTATCGATTTAACATCTTGTACAGGTTGTGGAGCATGTGTTATTGCATGTCACGCAGAAAACAACGTTCCAGTTGTTGGTAAAGATGAAATGAGAGTTGGTAGAGATATGGCTTGGTTGCGTATTGACCGTTACTACTCTTCTACTGTAGAAGACAAGCAACACGAAGCTAAAATGACATTGGAAGAGTTCAAAGCTCAAAATCCAAACATAGCTAACCAAGAAATTGAAAGACGTTATACTGAAAAAGTATTAGAGTTAAGCAAAGGAGATTTATTTGATGCTTTAGAAAATCCAGCTGAAAACCCACAGGTTGCTTTCCAACCTATGATGTGTCAGCACTGTAACCACGCACCATGTGAAACAGTATGTCCAGTAGCAGCAACGTCACACGGTCGTCAAGGTCAAAACCAAATGGCATATAACCGTTGTGTAGGTACTCGTTACTGTGCTAACAACTGTCCATATAGAGTTCGTCGTTTCAACTGGTTTAACTACGCTGAAAACAACGAGTTTGACTTTAACATGAACAACGAGTACGGAAAAATGGTGTTAAACCCAGACGTAGTAGTTCGTTCTCGTGGAGTTATGGAGAAATGTTCTATGTGTATCCAAATGACGCAGGCTACTATCTTAAAAGCTAAGAAAGAAGGTAGAGCTGTTAACAAAGATGAGTTTGAAACAGCATGTTCATCTGCTTGTTCTACTGGAGCTATGGTATTTGGAGATATAAACAACTCAGAAGATACAGTTACAGCGTTAAAAGAAGATAAAAGAGCTTTCCACGTGTTAGATTATATTGGTACAAAACCAAACGTAGTGTATCAAGTGAAAGTAAGAAATACAAACGAAGCTTAA
- a CDS encoding DUF3341 domain-containing protein encodes MSTNKVIHALYNDDDILMDAVKKVKAENHHIEEVFCPFPVHGLDKAMGLAPTRLAITAFLYGITGLSVAVWLTWYTMIADWPQDIGGKPNFSWAANMPAFVPILFELTVFFAAHLMVITFYMRSKIWPFKEAENPDPRTTDDHFLMEIPVEGSEEELVSLLETTGAVEINVVETH; translated from the coding sequence ATGAGCACTAATAAAGTAATTCACGCATTATATAATGATGATGATATCTTAATGGATGCCGTTAAGAAAGTAAAAGCAGAAAATCATCATATCGAAGAAGTATTTTGTCCATTTCCAGTTCACGGGTTAGACAAAGCAATGGGCTTAGCACCAACACGTTTAGCAATTACTGCTTTTTTATATGGTATTACAGGTTTATCAGTAGCAGTATGGTTAACATGGTATACCATGATTGCTGATTGGCCACAAGACATTGGTGGTAAACCAAACTTTTCTTGGGCAGCAAACATGCCGGCTTTCGTACCAATTTTATTCGAATTAACAGTGTTTTTTGCAGCACACTTAATGGTAATTACTTTTTACATGAGAAGTAAGATTTGGCCATTCAAAGAAGCTGAAAACCCTGACCCAAGAACTACAGATGATCACTTTTTAATGGAAATTCCTGTTGAAGGAAGTGAAGAAGAATTAGTGTCATTGTTAGAAACAACAGGAGCTGTAGAAATTAACGTAGTAGAAACGCACTAA
- a CDS encoding SPOR domain-containing protein has product MKKYSILITFLFIIAGSVFNVKAQDKLTENKDIISLIEKKRAYNKHNGSGYRIQLYNGLERRARSLRNRFKIEYPDVYTKLTYKAPEWKIQVGNYKTRLHADRALNEIREKFSGAIVVPM; this is encoded by the coding sequence ATGAAAAAATACAGCATATTAATCACCTTTTTATTCATTATTGCAGGTAGTGTTTTTAATGTAAAAGCTCAAGATAAACTTACTGAAAACAAAGACATTATTTCATTAATAGAAAAAAAGCGAGCTTACAATAAACATAATGGGAGTGGATATAGAATCCAATTATACAACGGGCTTGAAAGACGCGCAAGAAGCTTGCGTAATAGATTTAAAATTGAATATCCTGATGTTTACACTAAACTAACTTACAAAGCTCCAGAATGGAAAATACAAGTAGGGAATTATAAAACGCGTTTACATGCGGACAGAGCCCTAAATGAGATTCGCGAAAAGTTCTCTGGCGCAATTGTAGTTCCTATGTAA